From the genome of Candidatus Acidiferrales bacterium:
GTTCATATCTACGCCCTTACTACCCTCACACAGGGTGAAAGAGCATTTGACGATGAGATGAAGCTCTTCATGACTCCCGTTTTCAAAATTTTAGAATGGCTGCTGTTTTCACTCGTTATTTTTCATGCGTTGAATGGGGTCAGGATAGTTCTGGTCGACTGGGCGAACGGAGCCAGGTACCACAAGAAAATTCTCGCGGTTGTTTATGGATTGGGGATAGCCCTCTTCATTGGAATGGGATTCCTGATGTTCATGGCACCGCTAAAAAATATGATCGCATCCATAAAGTGAGGTAAGAATGTATAAGCATAGCGGTTCACGTGGAAGCGGCGCACCATCCTGGGTGCTCCAGAGAATTACCGGGCTGTTGCTCGTCGTAGTCGTAATCGGGCACTATTTCGTAATGCACGCAGATCCTGCCAGCGGCCATACTTATGCCGCGGTGTTAGAAAGGATGCATCATCCATTTTGGAAAATGTTTGATCTAACTT
Proteins encoded in this window:
- the sdhC gene encoding succinate dehydrogenase, cytochrome b556 subunit, with amino-acid sequence MAYLPKPPERWFRTNLKYYKHGGSWAWILHRVTGLGLTAYIYVHIYALTTLTQGERAFDDEMKLFMTPVFKILEWLLFSLVIFHALNGVRIVLVDWANGARYHKKILAVVYGLGIALFIGMGFLMFMAPLKNMIASIK
- the sdhD gene encoding succinate dehydrogenase, hydrophobic membrane anchor protein → MYKHSGSRGSGAPSWVLQRITGLLLVVVVIGHYFVMHADPASGHTYAAVLERMHHPFWKMFDLTFISVGLWHGLNGTWGIFRDYEMKPAVSLTVYGIIILSGIAFWVLGVNTILSF